One window of Methanobacterium sp. Maddingley MBC34 genomic DNA carries:
- a CDS encoding NAD(P)H-nitrite reductase (PFAM: Pyridine nucleotide-disulphide oxidoreductase; Pyridine nucleotide-disulphide oxidoreductase, dimerisation domain) — MKIVIIGGGAGGLSTASNIRKYDKKAKITVITRDENIAYSPCAIPYVLSGQVDQFQDIIMHQPEDYLERDIKVITRAEVVEVSTAENRIEYNLLESNSNHLQEESHDLTYDYLVIATGGAPITPPIEGADLKGVFKIRTIGDGKTIKEWAQHSNKVVVVGAGLIGLEIAFGLKKMGLDVTVNEMLPQIVPRSLDPSMATIVQNYLESEGIKVILGKGMEKVAGQDQVEGVIFEDEVLDADMIIMATGVRPETKLAKMAGCELGRWAVKVNQKMQTTVPNIYAVGDCVEVVDAITGHPTQSPLGSTAVRQAKIAARNIVGVGAEFKPVLNAMVSKIGELEFGSVGLTESSAVVNGLEVICGKSRALTKARYYPGAKRIDVLMVCDIKGKIIGCQIIAKERVAERVDTMALAIAKDVTCKELAVTEFSYAPPVSMVIDPIILAAEDACEKLKNSNH, encoded by the coding sequence TCCACCGCCTCTAACATAAGAAAATATGATAAAAAAGCCAAAATAACTGTTATTACCCGGGATGAAAACATAGCCTACTCTCCCTGTGCTATTCCTTATGTTCTCTCTGGCCAGGTAGACCAGTTCCAGGACATCATCATGCACCAGCCTGAAGATTACCTGGAAAGGGATATTAAGGTTATAACCCGTGCAGAGGTAGTTGAGGTTTCCACTGCCGAAAATAGAATAGAATACAATTTACTAGAATCTAATTCTAACCATCTTCAAGAGGAATCCCATGATTTAACCTACGATTACCTGGTAATCGCAACTGGAGGGGCACCAATAACGCCTCCCATCGAAGGGGCTGACTTAAAAGGAGTATTCAAAATCAGGACAATTGGAGATGGAAAAACCATTAAAGAATGGGCCCAACACAGTAATAAAGTAGTGGTGGTTGGAGCCGGACTTATTGGTCTGGAAATAGCCTTTGGCCTTAAAAAGATGGGCTTGGATGTTACTGTAAATGAGATGCTACCTCAAATCGTTCCCAGATCCCTGGATCCCAGTATGGCCACCATAGTACAGAATTACCTGGAAAGTGAGGGCATAAAGGTTATTCTAGGCAAGGGAATGGAGAAAGTCGCAGGGCAGGACCAGGTGGAAGGAGTAATTTTTGAAGATGAAGTTTTAGATGCAGATATGATCATAATGGCCACTGGAGTTCGACCAGAAACCAAACTGGCCAAAATGGCAGGATGCGAACTTGGAAGGTGGGCAGTTAAAGTTAACCAGAAAATGCAAACCACAGTTCCCAACATATATGCAGTGGGAGACTGTGTAGAAGTGGTGGACGCCATCACTGGCCATCCCACCCAATCACCACTGGGTTCCACTGCTGTGAGACAGGCCAAGATCGCCGCCAGAAATATTGTGGGTGTGGGCGCTGAATTCAAACCAGTTTTAAATGCTATGGTATCCAAAATTGGGGAACTTGAATTCGGTTCAGTGGGATTAACTGAATCTTCCGCTGTTGTGAATGGATTGGAAGTTATATGTGGAAAAAGTCGGGCTTTGACCAAAGCACGCTATTATCCTGGGGCAAAAAGGATCGATGTTCTGATGGTATGTGACATCAAGGGGAAAATAATTGGCTGTCAGATAATTGCCAAAGAAAGGGTAGCAGAACGTGTTGATACCATGGCACTGGCCATTGCCAAAGATGTCACCTGTAAGGAACTGGCTGTAACTGAATTTTCCTATGCTCCTCCGGTTTCAATGGTTATTGACCCCATTATTCTGGCTGCTGAAGATGCCTGTGAAAAATTGAAAAACTCCAATCATTAA